TGTTGCAAGAATTTCAATGGATATCTAAATGCCTGATTTATTTTTCTGTGCAGCCTTCTGTTTATCAGTATGGTTCTGTTGATTCAGGCAACACTGGGAATACCCAAATTCCGACGTTTGACAGATCCACAACACCTTTGTTACAGGATTTTATGGATCCGACTATGTGCTATATTCCTAGTGGTTATCCATCTGCGTATTACTATGGAGGTAGTAAATGAGCAGTTTCTTTGTTTCTGCATCTTTTATGCCGAATTAATCAGGGCTAGAATTGGATTCATATATGTATAATGTATATTGCAGGCTTTGATGGCACCGGTAACGAGTGGGATGAATATTCACAATATTTAAATCCAGATGGAGTTGACATGACTTCAGTAAGTCCTTTTCACGTTCTCCTTGTACTCAAAGTTACTATTAACTGCTAAATCTTTCATGAAGTTTATTGAACCTCCATGTACTACGTTTTCAGGGGGTTTACGGGGACAATGGATCTCTTATGTATCATCATGGTTACAGCTATGCACCATATGGACCGTATTCACCTGCAGCTTCCCCAGTTCCGACTCTGGGGAATGATGGTCAATTGTATGGTCCACAACACTACCAGTATCCTCCCTTCTTCCAGCCGATGACTCTAAACAGTGGTCCATTCACGCCAAACCCTGCGGCTCCATCCCATGGTGAGCTTCTGACCTCTGCTGCTGCCGATCAGAAGCCCTTACCTGTTGAAACACCCAACTCAAATTCCAATGGAGTTGCCAATGGTGGCAGTGTGAAGGGGAATAATGGTCCAGGCGCAATAAAACCATCATACCCCAGCACATTTAATACCAATAATTCGTATGGAAGGGGACCCCCACCAGGAAGTGGATATCAGGATCCAAGATACGGTTTTGATGGGTTTCGATCCCCTATCCCATGGCTTGATGGCTCTATGTTTTCAGATGGGCAGCACAGGCCTGTCTCAAGCCCTGCaatgaactctttggtttcaaaAGCAAATGGTTTTCCATCTTCAAGGAATCAAAACTTCAGATCGAATTCTAATTACATGGTATGCTTGATTTGGCTTTTCTAATAATTTcctttatatttttatgttatgcGATTTTCTTAGTTCTCTTGGCGTTatattcttttgaatttttactTCTAATCATCATACTTTTGAATTTAAAGGGACTGCACCACCCTGGGCCAATGTCCGGCATGGGCACAACTCATGGTTATGTCAATAGAATGTACCCAAACAAACCATATGGTCAGTATGGGACCACATTCAGATCTGGGATGGGCTTTGGATCTAATGGTTATGATTTGCGAACAAATGAAAGGGGTTGGTTGGCAGACAACAAGTATAGACCAAGGGGACGGGGCAATGGTTATTTTGGTTCAGGCAATGACATCATGGATGGTTTTAATGAATTGAACAGGGGACCTAGGGCTAAGGGGCCTAAGAGCCAAAAGGGTGCAACACCTATCACAGCATCTACTAAGGGGCAAAATATTCCCTCAGATGGAACCAAGGATGAGGAAAAGGCATATGTTGTTCCAGACCGTGAACAGTATAACCTAGCAGAATTCCCTGTGGATTATGACGATGCCAAGTTCTTTGTTATTAAATCATACAGCGAGGATGATGTTCATAAAAGCATTAAGTACAATGTTTGGGCGAGcacaccaaatggtaacaaaaaGCTTGATGCAGCTTACCAGGAAGCTCAGCAGAAATCTGGTCACTGCCCTATATTTCTCTTCTTCTCGGTTGGTCTCTTATTGCATCTTGTCTATTGGGTAAATTAATTCTTAGTTTTTGCTCTGCTTAATTTGTTCTTCTTCTTATAGGTCAATACAAGTGGGCAATTTGTCGGCATTGCCGAGATGGTAGGGGCAGTTGATTTTCAAAAGAATGTGGAGTTCTGGCAACAAGACAAATGGACTGGCTGTTTCCCAGTAAGATGGCTCATTATTAAGGATGTACCTAATAATTCCTTGAAGCACATTACCTTAGAGAACAATGAGAATAAGCCCGTCACAAATAGCAGGGATACGCAAGAGGTATTCTTCGTTTCTTAAGTAGAGTTTTCCCCTATCTTTCTACTTACTGCGTATTCCGAGGGTAATCTCTGGTTGGTTTGCGCAGATCAAGCTTGATCAAGGCCTTAAGTTGCTCAAAATCTTCAAGGACCATTCCAGCAAAACTTGCATTTTAGACGATTTCGAATTTTACGAGATTCGCCAGAAAGCAATTCAGGAGAAAAAGGCTAAACATCAGTTGCAAAAGCAGGCAAGATATGAATATTCTTACAAATTATAACTGATAAATTAATGTTTGTTCATCCATAAAACTAATCCGTTTTGCGCGCATCGATTCTCAAAATTGCAGGTATGGGAAGAAAAGCCTGGAGATGAAAAGAAAGATATAGCAACAACAAATGGTGATTTGATCAAAGAAGCCAATCCAATTCCTCACTCGAACGGCCTTCTTTCAGAAGATGGTTCAGGATACCCGAAACAGTGAAGAACTTTTTATCAAACGGTTGCTAACATTTTCTATGAATCCCCTTGGGGATGTGTTTGTGGTCTTGTAAAATATAATGAATGCTTGGTGGTTTTTTACTGGCTTTAGAATTTTATTATAGATTTTACAGTACCATGGGACCATCTTCAAGGGGATATAAATGAATAATCCAAGGCGGGGTTGGGTTGGGGGGGTGGGTTGCAGGCAAGCGGTGTAGGGTTTTCTAAGAATTCGTAAGTCATTTTATGATGTCTATGTTTTTCTTTTTACCGTTTTTCTTCTCAGGGAGGATGGGTTTtaggttttttatttatttatttcaagtggtggtttctttattattattattattatatgcatGTTGATTtctcaaaaaagaaaaataaaaaaatttggatTACAGACTTGCTACAAATACCGATCTTCTTTCTACGTAACTAGCTTTTCACATAGTATTTTTTTTTGACGTAATTTTCAATAATACATTACTAGCTTCATACGTGGAATGCTAAATGTAAATTAATGAATTTACATTAgtgtataaaattttaaaagctaGATCCAATACGAAATATTGTATTAAAGAATACAAGTGGTGTTACCGATTTAATCTAAATTATTAAATTCGCAATAATTCAATGTTAAAAACTGATAATTTTgtgttaaaaattaaaacttacTATCAGCAATTCAAAAACCCACCAGCAAAATAATCAGATCTTtatatcaaaaaagaaaaaaggaaattgGTAAATTAACATACGAAATAAAAAACCACTGAACGAAAGCTTAATGAATGATCTTTCACAGAAGAAACGGCAACGTTTTGACTCCAGTTTAAAGGCACCGCCAAAACTCTCGTCATTGAAAACTGATGCACTTCATAACATAGATTCCTTCTACGTAACTCAATGGATCTTCTATTCTAGCCAGGCGAAGCCAAATCCTtccaaaatagaaaattttccattGTTGTTTtggaatttataaaattttaaattaataataatttactctagtaatatagtaaaattttaattaaatttttaaaattttaaaaaatagactactaaaattataaaattatacgaAGAACAcaaaaataagcttaaaatttttattaaaaattagtaaACCAACGAATTCATTAAAACCCAagtacttaattttaaaaatctagAAAACGATTATAAACAATACAGATTTGATAAAATTAACTGAAAAAAAAACCCTCTGAAATCTTGGTGGAAACAATCAGATAGTGGTTTAAACTTTAAACCACCATAAGAgtagaaaatatttttttctcaatataagatataaaaataaaataaaacgacGAAAAAAAAATCTAAGAGCCAGAAGTAGCTGATAATGTTCTCATAGAAAAAAAATCAATGGGAATCCGTCTGATTGTTTTCATCatcctcttttctttttcctccatttttaaaaaacaaaaaataaaagaaaaatgcatCTACCTTGTCACCG
Above is a genomic segment from Gossypium arboreum isolate Shixiya-1 chromosome 8, ASM2569848v2, whole genome shotgun sequence containing:
- the LOC108465548 gene encoding YTH domain-containing protein ECT4, with protein sequence MAPTVAPPADQTAELLQKLTIDSQAKPFDIPEPTKKPSVYQYGSVDSGNTGNTQIPTFDRSTTPLLQDFMDPTMCYIPSGYPSAYYYGGFDGTGNEWDEYSQYLNPDGVDMTSGVYGDNGSLMYHHGYSYAPYGPYSPAASPVPTLGNDGQLYGPQHYQYPPFFQPMTLNSGPFTPNPAAPSHGELLTSAAADQKPLPVETPNSNSNGVANGGSVKGNNGPGAIKPSYPSTFNTNNSYGRGPPPGSGYQDPRYGFDGFRSPIPWLDGSMFSDGQHRPVSSPAMNSLVSKANGFPSSRNQNFRSNSNYMGLHHPGPMSGMGTTHGYVNRMYPNKPYGQYGTTFRSGMGFGSNGYDLRTNERGWLADNKYRPRGRGNGYFGSGNDIMDGFNELNRGPRAKGPKSQKGATPITASTKGQNIPSDGTKDEEKAYVVPDREQYNLAEFPVDYDDAKFFVIKSYSEDDVHKSIKYNVWASTPNGNKKLDAAYQEAQQKSGHCPIFLFFSVNTSGQFVGIAEMVGAVDFQKNVEFWQQDKWTGCFPVRWLIIKDVPNNSLKHITLENNENKPVTNSRDTQEIKLDQGLKLLKIFKDHSSKTCILDDFEFYEIRQKAIQEKKAKHQLQKQVWEEKPGDEKKDIATTNGDLIKEANPIPHSNGLLSEDGSGYPKQ